The sequence CACCACGGCAAACGACTTTTTTTACCGGACATCCAAAGTTAATATCTACTAAATCGGGTTTTACAGTCGAAACAATTTTAGACGACATTTCCATCGCTTCCTCATCACCACCAAAAATCTGAATTCCAACCGGGCGTTCGTAATCAAAAATATCCAGCTTCATTCGACTTTTTATAGCATCACGAATCAATCCTTCTGATGAAATAAATTCAGAGTACATCATGTCAGCGCCGTGCGTTTTGCATAATCTGCGAAACGGCGGATCACTAACATCTTCCATCGGAGCGAGTAGTAAAGGAAATTCGGGTAATTCTATCTTGCCAATCTTGACCATCTTCATAATTTTTTGCAAAATTACAACTTTTCTTCGAATTGTCGTGATATTAGGTGCAAAGTGACATAGTGACAAAGTTGCAAAGGTTTTATAATCAGAACCTAAACCTTTGCAACTTTGTATCTTTGTTTCTCTGTCACTTTACTAAGTTCGGTAGTCGAAGAACCGAATTGGTTTTCGGCTCATTGGGTTAAAAACGATAGGGTTTAGAATCTCTTTTGGAACAAATTCTATTTTTGGAGTTACTCTCAATTTAGCTCTAAAGTGATCTTTTATTTCCTGAAGAAATTCTGGAGTTTGGTTTTTTACGGCAATTTTTATCAGAATTTCATCTGTGCCTAAATCGTTGGTAGAAATTTCAATTAAATGATTTTCGATATTATCAAAACTGCTTAAAACATCGTTCATTGCTGGCGGATAAAGCGTTGTTCCTTTGTATTTTATCATTTGTTTTTTACGGCCAACAACTGGACCAACACGCAACGTATTTCTTCCGCAAGCGCAAGGTTCATTATGAAGCTGGACAATATCTCCGGTTTTAAAACGAAGCAACGGCATCGCCTCAATTCCTAAAGTTGTAAAAGTAAGTTCGCCGATTTCGCCATTTTTAACAGGCATATTATCTTCATCCAAAACTTCAACAATAATTAATTCTGGATGATGATGTCCGCCTTTTCCATGTTCGCATTCTGTAAAAGCGGTACTCATTTCAGTAGAAGCATAAGTCGAAAACAACTTAATATTCCATTTATCGGTGATTTTTTTGGATAAAATATTCATTGAAAAATCTTGTTCTCTCAAAGATTCTCCAATGCAAATGGCACCTTTTATGCTCGAATTATTATAATCGATTCCGTGAATTTCAGCATATTCAATTAATTTCAAAAGGAAAGAAGGAACCGTTATTAAGTAACTCGGATTGTATTTTAAAATCGAATCCCATTGCATTTCTGGAATTCCCGCGCCAACACGAATTACGCCGACTTTTAATTTTCTCAAGCCAAGAAAATAAGCCAATCCGGCCATAAATTTTCTATCGATTGTTGTCATCAATTGTACCACATCGCCTTCTGAAATTCCAGCGCAAGCGAAAGAAATGGCTTCATTATAGGCCAATCGATCTAAATCAGAATCGGTTAAACCAAAAGTCACAGGATCGCCTAAAGTTCCTGATGTTGAAGCGTAATCGATAATTTTATGTTGTGGCACACACAAAAAATCATCGTTATATTGTTGCAAATCTTCCTTTGTAGTAACAGGCAAGTATTGCAAATCTTCCAACGTTTTTACGGTTGAAATATCAATATTTCTTCCGGCAAAAAGTCGTTTATAAAAAGGAGAATTTTCGCTGATATAAGCTAAAAGGTCGGCTAATTTTTGTTCCTGAAAAACTTTAATTTCGTCTAAAGAATTTTTTTCTATTGCTGGAATCATTGTAATTTTCTTTTGAGTTTTTTTAAATATTTTTCAATTTTTGCTTTATCAGGAGCTGTGGTAATTTCTTTGGTCAGCGCTTTTTCAAAATTTACCTGAGCAGCGCGAAATTCTTTTCGTTGATAAAAGTACAACCCTGCTTTGTAATATACAACCCAATAATCGGGGTTTAAGGATTGATAATAGCTGATATATTCAGAAGAAATTGGAGTTTTCTTTTTCAGAGATACATCCATTTCATGATTTTCAGTTCTAAATTTTTTATAGTTTTGAAACGCTTCTGTCTTAATAAAAGGATCTTTCGCGATATTCAACTTTTCTTCTTCAAATGAAATTGTTGTATTTGTTTTTTTGGAAGAAAAAATAGAATCCAAATTATAGCAAACAAACTCTCCTAATTGATACGGATTTGCCGAGACCCAAACCAATTTTTGTTTCGGTTTAAAAATAATTCCGTGGTGCGCCATCAATTGATTCAGTGCTTTTTCATTTCCAAAACCTAGCGGAATATCATTTAAGCCATTTTTATTTCGAAGAATTTCGGAAGCAATTTCTGGGTTTACTTTTTTGTTTTCCGAAAGAAGCTCCTGCATTCTTTCAAAGCGATATTCAGAATGACTTTTTGCGAGTTGTGTCTGATTTCGCTTTTCATCTTTAAAAGTAGCACTCTGAAAATGATTGGAACAAATTAATTGATTGCTGTTTGGAACTTCGAAAACATCCATTTTTTTTGGAGAAACTTCAATCAAAACGGCTTTGTTGTCTTGAGCACTTCCCACCATAATAGATTCAGAAACGAATACTTTTCTTTTTTTTGCGATTGTGATTGCCTCTTGAATGTTTTGAGCATGCTGTAAAATTTCGCGTGTCAAAATAGAAATTGGAGTTTTGGCGGTCAGCGGAATTTCAGATTTTGCTGCATTAATGGTAACCGTCAAACCTTGCTGATTCATTCCAGAAACTGCACCAATCATTCCGGGCCAGGAAACCATCATAAAATTATGACCTTGCTCAGGTTTTATAAATGCAATGATTTTATTTTCCGCGAAAGCGTCATTGACATAAAAATCAAAATTGCGTCCGAGAATCAAATTTCCATCTTCTGATTTTTCGCCCCAAGCAGCAAATGAAGAACAGCCAACTAAGGCCAAATCCTGCAAAGCATGCCCAATATCGTGCGCTGCATGTAAGTACAATCCGCGTTGATATTGCGGTGCAATATTGTCAAACTCATGCGAGGTATATTGTGAAATGCCAAAAATCTCCGTTTGATATTCGTCGGGAACATTAGCATATAATTTCCGATTGTACCATTTTAAGAAATGGCGCAACATTTTCTGTTCAAATTTGGACGGAATTAAATCTTTAATTTTGGAGAAAAATATTTGTTGTTGCTTTTGCAAAAGTGAGTCAGATAAAGCGCCAGTGTTGAGTCCAATTTCTAACGGATCGCCTTCAACATAAAGTTCCCAAAGCCCTTGTTTGTTTTTTAAAAGCGAATTATTTCCAGCAATAAAAACGCTGTCAGAAAGTTTTGTAACAACTGGTTTTGTAGCATTAAAATTTGAAATATCCGGCTGATGATTTTTTGATTTTGATGTACCGCAAGAAGCAAAAATTCCCAAAAAACCGAGGAAGAAGAGATATGTAATTCGGTTTTTCATAATTCATTTATTCAGCTTGATTGATTTTAGTAATCAAATATTCCTTCCCAACAATTTCAGAACAAGTTACAACCGCGCCAATAGTTACGCCTAAAACACCATGCATGTTAATGCTTTGGCCAGTTAGATATAAATTTTCGATTTTGGTTTTTGACGGAATCAAAGTTTTCATCGGATTGCCAGAATCCTTTACATAACCGTACATATTTCCGTTATCACCGCCAATATAATCGCGATACGAAAGCGGACTTGAAGTATGTATTGATTTGATGCAATCTCTAATTCCGGGAAATTTGATTTCGATTTCATCCAAAAATTTAGCCGTTTTTCTGGTTTTGAATTCTTCATAACTTTCGCCTCGATCATTTTTTTCGACCGTCGTATTAAATGTTTCCGCCCAAGGCAAAACGTCGTCAAATTTCATGTAGGTTATAAAAGTCATTCCATCGGCCCAAATTTCATCGTCTTTAGAAGCATTCATGGAAGCCATATACGTTTTGGGCCAAGAATTTTCATCATATTCATGAGCCGTCCAAACTTCGGCGCTGTTCTTGAAATGATAATAATTATGGTTGATGTATTTGAACGTTTCGGGCTTAAAAACCAAATACAAACTAAAAGCGGAAAGTACGCCTTCAAGACTTTGAATTCGGTTGAAAAATGGTTTCCTGAAGTTTTCTTCTCCCGCCATTTTCAATGTAGTTTTTGGCTCAATATTCGAAATAAAATACGTTCCAGAAACATGAGTTCCATCTTTCATTTTAACCGAATTCACTTTGTGATTTTCGACTTCAATTCGTGTAACTTCTTTGTGTTTGTAAAATTCGCCTCCGTATTTTTTGAGCTGTTTCAAAAGCTGTTTTGTAATTTGGCTTCCGCCATTGATACAACGCCACGAACTTTGAATATAAGAATTCACAATTAAAGCATGAACGTAAAAAGGCGATTTATCAGGAATGCCCGCATACAGAAAATTCGAACCCGCCAAAATCGCTTGTAGTTTTTCATTTTTAGTAAACGAATCGATAGTTTCTTTTGCGTTGAGTGTCAAAATTTCAGGATCATATTTTCCTTCCCATTCTAAATTATACAGCGGAAAAGAATCACAAATTGTTTTTAGTTTTTCGCAATAATCTGAAATGTTTTTTTCTTCGTCAGGGAAATATTTTGCTAATTGTTGAACAAAATTTTCGTACCCTTGCGCATGTGGATATTCGGTAGTATCATTTTCGAAAGAAATAATATCAAAAGCATTTTCGTCTAATTTCTTCAGATTTAATTTATCGATAATTCCCAAATATTTGAAATATTGATGCAGATTTTGGCCTTCGCCTAAACCTCCGATATAATGAATTCCGGTATCAAAAATGGTTTTGTCCCGAACAAAAGTCTGAAGATTTCCACCATATTGATTGTTTTTTTCGAGCACACAAACGCTGTAGCCTTCTTTAGCCAGAATAATAGACGAAACCAATCCGCCTAAACCGCTGCCGATAATCACTACATCGTAATGTTCCTTCATGTTAGTTTTTCTTAAAAATAATCAGGTCGTTTTCATCCAAAACACATTGAAAACCAAGGCTGATGATTGTATCTTTTAAACGAGGGCAATCCATTAAAATTACACAAGATGTTGTAGAAATAACATTCTGAATTTCATTTTCATGATTTTCATCTGAAATTAAAACGGCATCGTATTGATTTTCTGATATTGATTCTAAATTTTCGAGATAGGTTATTTTTCTCTTTCCAACAATATAATTGGTTTTGGCAACATCTCGTTTTTCTTCATCCACAATATAGGAATGTATTTTTCGCTGTGGTTCTTGCAAAGCCAATAAAACATCTAATTGTCCATAATCATCAGCTAAATGCAATAATTTGGCTTTCGCCGACAATTGTTTTCCAAGAATAAAATACGTTTCGAGATGCTTTTTGATATCTTTTTTTACACTGTCCACCACTTCAATTTCTTTATAATCAAAACTGTGAAGCAACATCGATTTAAAATAATCTGCGCCTTCTAATTCCTGACGAATTTTGCGATATTCTGCTTTGAAAAAAGCACTTATTTGTTTTGTTCTTTCGGCATAATTCTTTCCGAAGGAAGTGTTTTCAGGTGTAATTCGTTCTAAAATCGTAATTGTTAAGGTTCCATTATGAATGACAAAATCGCCTTTAGGAATTAATTCAGAAGCGCCGTGAATCACAATAGGAATAATATCCAGATTAAATTCCTCGGCAAGGAAAAAAGCGCCTTTATGAAATCGTTTAATAACATTATTTTCAGAACGAGTTCCTTCTGGAAAAACCATTAAAGAATATCCTTCGCTTACTTTTTTGCGCAAATGTTCAACGCCGCCTTCCAAACCTTCCGAAACGGGATAAAAACCAGCTTTTCTGACAACTCCGCCAAAAATTGGAGAGTTGTAAACCCAGTCGCTTACCAGAAATATAATTTTTGGACTCAACATTCCCATTGCTAAAATGTCTAGAAATGAAGAATGATTGGCAATAATTACTGCGGGTTTTTCGAAAGTTTCATGGAAATTATTAACGACTTTTTTGTGTATAAACGGATTGGAATACAATACTGATTTCATGAATTTTGAAACCACATATCGAAAACCTTTCATTTTTGTTTTAGCGCTCAAAGGCAAAATTGGCATTAGCGTAAAACTGAAAATCGACATGATAATGCCGCCCAAACCATAATATGCAAACGAAATGATTCCATGAATAAAAGTGCGCAAATGAAATGGCGGATTTCCTTTTTTTGATCGGTTTGAGATGAAAAGTTTAAAAAGAATTGGGTAGAAGATGAACGTGATAATCAGCGCAGCAAAAACTC comes from Flavobacterium sp. KACC 22761 and encodes:
- a CDS encoding phenylacetate--CoA ligase family protein, yielding MIPAIEKNSLDEIKVFQEQKLADLLAYISENSPFYKRLFAGRNIDISTVKTLEDLQYLPVTTKEDLQQYNDDFLCVPQHKIIDYASTSGTLGDPVTFGLTDSDLDRLAYNEAISFACAGISEGDVVQLMTTIDRKFMAGLAYFLGLRKLKVGVIRVGAGIPEMQWDSILKYNPSYLITVPSFLLKLIEYAEIHGIDYNNSSIKGAICIGESLREQDFSMNILSKKITDKWNIKLFSTYASTEMSTAFTECEHGKGGHHHPELIIVEVLDEDNMPVKNGEIGELTFTTLGIEAMPLLRFKTGDIVQLHNEPCACGRNTLRVGPVVGRKKQMIKYKGTTLYPPAMNDVLSSFDNIENHLIEISTNDLGTDEILIKIAVKNQTPEFLQEIKDHFRAKLRVTPKIEFVPKEILNPIVFNPMSRKPIRFFDYRT
- a CDS encoding NAD(P)/FAD-dependent oxidoreductase, with protein sequence MKEHYDVVIIGSGLGGLVSSIILAKEGYSVCVLEKNNQYGGNLQTFVRDKTIFDTGIHYIGGLGEGQNLHQYFKYLGIIDKLNLKKLDENAFDIISFENDTTEYPHAQGYENFVQQLAKYFPDEEKNISDYCEKLKTICDSFPLYNLEWEGKYDPEILTLNAKETIDSFTKNEKLQAILAGSNFLYAGIPDKSPFYVHALIVNSYIQSSWRCINGGSQITKQLLKQLKKYGGEFYKHKEVTRIEVENHKVNSVKMKDGTHVSGTYFISNIEPKTTLKMAGEENFRKPFFNRIQSLEGVLSAFSLYLVFKPETFKYINHNYYHFKNSAEVWTAHEYDENSWPKTYMASMNASKDDEIWADGMTFITYMKFDDVLPWAETFNTTVEKNDRGESYEEFKTRKTAKFLDEIEIKFPGIRDCIKSIHTSSPLSYRDYIGGDNGNMYGYVKDSGNPMKTLIPSKTKIENLYLTGQSINMHGVLGVTIGAVVTCSEIVGKEYLITKINQAE
- a CDS encoding C45 family peptidase; the encoded protein is MKNRITYLFFLGFLGIFASCGTSKSKNHQPDISNFNATKPVVTKLSDSVFIAGNNSLLKNKQGLWELYVEGDPLEIGLNTGALSDSLLQKQQQIFFSKIKDLIPSKFEQKMLRHFLKWYNRKLYANVPDEYQTEIFGISQYTSHEFDNIAPQYQRGLYLHAAHDIGHALQDLALVGCSSFAAWGEKSEDGNLILGRNFDFYVNDAFAENKIIAFIKPEQGHNFMMVSWPGMIGAVSGMNQQGLTVTINAAKSEIPLTAKTPISILTREILQHAQNIQEAITIAKKRKVFVSESIMVGSAQDNKAVLIEVSPKKMDVFEVPNSNQLICSNHFQSATFKDEKRNQTQLAKSHSEYRFERMQELLSENKKVNPEIASEILRNKNGLNDIPLGFGNEKALNQLMAHHGIIFKPKQKLVWVSANPYQLGEFVCYNLDSIFSSKKTNTTISFEEEKLNIAKDPFIKTEAFQNYKKFRTENHEMDVSLKKKTPISSEYISYYQSLNPDYWVVYYKAGLYFYQRKEFRAAQVNFEKALTKEITTAPDKAKIEKYLKKLKRKLQ